aaagaaaaaccttcAGTCGGAAAATTCACTTGAGGGAGGCAAAGATAGagcaacaaatttgaaaaaaacacgTTTAATTGAGGTTGTGATGACATCACAGCACGTTAGGCCCGTGAGTTTGGCGGCGGCGGCTCTTCACGCGCCCGCTGAACAAAAGGACCCAAAAAGAGTTTTGTGACGCACTGGAACAAAAGTCGGGGGATGCAGCCCGATTGGACAAACAAACTTCTCGCTTCCTGCGGCCTCGCCCCTTAGTGGTCAGCTGAGGCGGCGTTTGGGCCCCATCTTTTCTGTCCTGAGGCGCGGCCCAAAGATGTCGATGTTGACGTGCGACGGGCGGTCCTCTTAAGCCATGCTGAATACACAAAGGTCACATCAACGTTAGCCAAGCGTCACGGTGCACGCGGGCGAGAGCGCCGACCTGTCGATGAGCGAGTCCCTCATGCTGGTGGTGATGGCGGCGGGTTGCGCGGCGTCTCCCAGCCTGAAGACGCTCTCGATGACGGACATCTCGGTGCTGGTCGTGTCCAGGCCGCAGAAGGCGCACCAGTCGTTCACCACCATACCCCCCGCAATCACCTCGCTGCCCCGGTTCACCGTGCCGGTCTGCGTGTGCGCACACCAATGTTAACGCTGGCCAGAGCTCGAATCGCAACGTCAATTATTCGAGGGACTCTATAGAGCGCTACAGTCACCGTAGCGGCCACCTACGTCGACGCACACGCCCGGTCATCATGCAGCGGCACGTGTCACGGAGACGCAATTCTTACTTGACGGGGCGCGCGTGATAACAGCCAATCGGAGGTGTCATTTTACGACCGGACTTTTGGCGGGACGATACGAGCCGCGCCTCCTCGGCTCGCTCTCCCTGTAGCGAGACCGTGTCGCCGGGGCGAGGACGAGAGCGTCGGAGGTCGTGCGGCGCCATCTCCAAAGTAATGTAAAGTACGTGTGCGCCCTCAAAAGCAGACAACACCGTCCTAATTCATCAGAAGAATCCAGAACTGGCCAACGTCGCCGCTGTGTCAAAAACGCCATTTGTTCCTCGTCGGCCGAGGGGGGCGAGCGCACTCACCACCAGGGGGACCTGCAGGAGCGAGGACAGCTCGTCCTGGTCTTCGATGGACGTTTTCGGGTGCACCAGACCGCCCTGGTTGCTGAAAGCGCAGTACGAGCCCACCAGGACCTGATCGGCCACCGTGTGGCGGAACACCTCCACCTTCAGGGTGTCGCTCAGAACCTCCTCCGTCTcctgtgaggggggggggacagcaaATCCGTCACCCGAAAGCGCACGCGCGGGCGTCGGTGCGCGCGCTCCGGCCGACCCTGTCCAGGTCCGGATGGACGAGCGCCACGTAGTCGTTGCAGGCGATGACGTTCCCGAGCGCCGACAGACGTTCTTCCACTCGCTGGATGCTCACGGAAGAAGGGAGCGAGTTTCGGATGTGCTGCAGTTCCTGGTCTGTCGTGTTGCTGGGAACCAGCAGCCCGTGGCGGTTGCCTAAGAACGAGCACGCCGGCAAATCAGGAAGAGCGCCGGGCGCCCGGCCGCTCGTTCTCGCGACGGGAAATGAGGCCGAGCGGCACCCGGACTCACCCAC
This portion of the Syngnathoides biaculeatus isolate LvHL_M chromosome 10, ASM1980259v1, whole genome shotgun sequence genome encodes:
- the eif6 gene encoding eukaryotic translation initiation factor 6; translated protein: MAVRAAFENNNEIGCFAKLTNTYCLVAIGSAENFYSVFEGELSESIPVVHASIAGCRIIGRMCVGNRHGLLVPSNTTDQELQHIRNSLPSSVSIQRVEERLSALGNVIACNDYVALVHPDLDRETEEVLSDTLKVEVFRHTVADQVLVGSYCAFSNQGGLVHPKTSIEDQDELSSLLQVPLVTGTVNRGSEVIAGGMVVNDWCAFCGLDTTSTEMSVIESVFRLGDAAQPAAITTSMRDSLIDSMA